A stretch of the Pseudocalidococcus azoricus BACA0444 genome encodes the following:
- a CDS encoding transposase family protein, whose amino-acid sequence MTPVTESGSILQEHFQSLEDPRALNLLEHQLLEIIGLTICAVICGAKTSSPLMARPWVTPRTGAGKKRQNSPTPLV is encoded by the coding sequence ATGACTCCGGTTACGGAATCGGGTTCAATCTTGCAAGAGCACTTCCAGAGTCTAGAAGACCCAAGAGCCTTGAATCTATTAGAGCATCAGCTTCTGGAGATTATTGGGTTAACCATCTGCGCCGTCATTTGCGGAGCGAAGACATCATCACCATTGATGGCAAGACCGTGGGTCACTCCTAGGACTGGGGCGGGAAAAAAACGCCAGAACAGTCCCACTCCCTTGGTTTAG
- a CDS encoding Coq4 family protein, protein MITLPSHLYFSEYVFALDQNLDSLDLEALLKLPRESLGFQYANMLTQGGFNADFFPRVPTDDVLDYIRLRVRQTHDIWHVVTGFGTDEAGEIAIQAFGLAQMHYPSAVLIIVSGIMAAIKHPDQLNMTVEKVYQGYQLGQNAGPFWGQKWELAWEKPVTDWRAELKVAPSGS, encoded by the coding sequence TTGATAACTCTACCCTCCCATCTTTACTTCTCTGAGTATGTGTTTGCCCTAGACCAAAACCTGGATAGCCTTGACCTCGAGGCTCTTTTGAAGTTACCCAGAGAGTCACTGGGCTTTCAATATGCCAATATGCTGACCCAAGGGGGATTCAACGCGGATTTCTTCCCGCGGGTTCCCACGGATGATGTGCTGGATTACATTCGCTTACGAGTCCGGCAAACCCATGACATTTGGCACGTGGTAACGGGTTTTGGCACAGATGAGGCCGGGGAGATTGCCATTCAAGCCTTTGGCCTGGCCCAGATGCATTATCCCAGTGCCGTTTTGATTATCGTGTCAGGCATCATGGCTGCCATTAAGCACCCAGATCAGTTGAACATGACTGTCGAAAAGGTTTATCAGGGGTATCAACTGGGACAGAATGCCGGGCCATTTTGGGGGCAAAAGTGGGAGTTGGCCTGGGAAAAACCTGTTACTGACTGGCGGGCAGAATTAAAAGTCGCTCCAAGCGGCAGTTAG
- a CDS encoding LysR family transcriptional regulator — MKQATLHQLKVFEVTARHGSFTRAAEELFLTQPTVSIQMKQLTRAVGLTLFEQVGKRLYLTEAGKELLATCQDIFERLDRFDMAIANLKGLKQGHLRLSVITTAKYVIPRLLGPFCHRYPGVDVSLIVTNHEQVVERLRDNLDDLYIPSHTPENIDVDQHNFLDNPLVVLAPSSHRLAGRQNIPIQELNGEAFIMREVGSGTRQAIERLFAEHGIEIQVRLELGSSEAIKQAIAGGLGISVMSRHCLALDGDSGQFTILDVEHFPIQRHWQVVYPAGKQLSVVAQAFFDYMIQEGRTVIEDNLDRHAPPHHPPAVDVYAAVPA; from the coding sequence GTGAAGCAAGCCACCCTGCACCAACTGAAAGTTTTTGAAGTCACCGCCCGTCATGGCAGTTTTACCCGAGCTGCAGAAGAGCTTTTTTTAACCCAGCCGACTGTATCCATTCAGATGAAACAACTCACGCGGGCGGTGGGGCTGACCCTGTTTGAGCAAGTGGGTAAACGACTTTATTTGACCGAAGCCGGTAAAGAACTCCTCGCCACTTGTCAGGATATTTTTGAACGGCTGGATCGCTTTGACATGGCCATCGCAAATCTGAAAGGTCTCAAGCAAGGGCATCTGCGTCTGTCTGTGATCACCACTGCCAAATATGTGATTCCCCGGCTGTTAGGTCCCTTCTGTCATCGCTATCCGGGCGTTGATGTTTCCCTAATCGTCACCAACCATGAGCAAGTGGTGGAACGTCTCCGGGATAATCTGGATGATCTCTACATTCCCAGCCACACCCCGGAAAATATTGATGTTGATCAGCATAACTTTTTGGATAATCCCCTCGTTGTCTTGGCTCCCAGTTCCCATCGTTTGGCTGGCCGGCAAAATATCCCCATCCAAGAACTCAACGGTGAGGCTTTTATCATGCGAGAGGTAGGATCAGGAACGCGCCAGGCCATTGAACGGTTATTTGCCGAGCATGGAATTGAAATTCAAGTCCGTCTGGAGTTGGGCAGTAGTGAAGCCATTAAACAAGCCATCGCGGGAGGCCTGGGAATTTCGGTGATGTCCCGTCATTGCTTGGCCTTGGATGGAGACTCTGGACAATTTACCATCCTAGATGTGGAGCATTTCCCGATTCAACGCCATTGGCAAGTGGTGTATCCGGCCGGAAAACAGCTATCTGTGGTGGCCCAGGCCTTTTTTGACTACATGATCCAAGAAGGTCGGACGGTGATTGAGGACAACTTAGATCGCCATGCACCACCCCATCACCCCCCCGCTGTAGATGTCTATGCCGCTGTTCCCGCCTGA
- a CDS encoding ABC transporter ATP-binding protein: MTIIQCQALSKVYTVSDKASGLKGTLDHFWRRKYRQIPAVQDVSFEIRPGEVVGFLGPNGAGKTTTLKMLTGLIHPTAGHLTVAGQIPYQRRPSFLKQITLVMGQKQQLIWDLPAWDSLRINAAVYELSERECLQRVGELAEMLDLGDKLRQPVRKLSLGERMKAELLAALLHRPQILFLDEPTLGLDVNAQMSVRAFLKTYNEHFQATILLTSHYMADITALCERVLLIHQGELIYDGQLDDLLDKFSPYRQVKLELNQSVPASELQQFGDIEAVQERDVRLIVRREHLTETVSKILAQLDVCDLTITDPPIEEVIGRVFLSLDQTHAASQ, translated from the coding sequence GTGACCATTATTCAATGTCAGGCCTTGTCTAAAGTCTATACAGTCTCGGATAAAGCCTCGGGTCTGAAGGGGACTCTAGATCATTTTTGGCGGCGCAAATATCGGCAAATTCCAGCAGTTCAAGATGTCAGTTTTGAGATCCGGCCGGGGGAAGTGGTGGGTTTTTTGGGCCCCAATGGTGCAGGCAAAACCACGACCCTGAAGATGCTTACGGGCCTGATTCATCCCACCGCTGGACATTTGACTGTGGCGGGACAAATTCCCTATCAACGCCGCCCCAGTTTTCTGAAGCAAATTACGTTGGTCATGGGGCAAAAACAGCAGTTAATTTGGGATCTCCCGGCCTGGGACTCATTACGAATTAATGCCGCGGTCTATGAATTGTCAGAGCGCGAATGTCTGCAACGGGTTGGTGAACTGGCCGAAATGCTGGATTTAGGGGACAAACTCCGACAGCCAGTGCGGAAGTTATCCTTGGGGGAACGGATGAAAGCTGAACTCTTGGCGGCCCTGCTCCATCGCCCCCAAATCCTATTTTTAGATGAGCCAACCCTCGGCCTGGATGTGAATGCCCAAATGAGTGTGCGCGCCTTCCTAAAAACCTATAACGAACATTTCCAGGCCACGATTCTCCTCACCAGTCACTACATGGCAGACATTACGGCCCTCTGTGAACGGGTCTTGCTGATCCATCAGGGTGAGTTAATTTATGATGGGCAGTTGGATGACCTTTTAGATAAATTTTCCCCCTATCGCCAAGTCAAGCTGGAACTCAATCAATCTGTCCCAGCCAGTGAATTACAACAATTTGGGGATATTGAAGCGGTTCAGGAACGGGATGTGCGCTTAATTGTCCGCCGAGAACACCTCACCGAAACCGTCAGTAAAATTTTGGCTCAACTGGATGTTTGTGACCTGACCATTACGGATCCACCCATTGAGGAGGTGATTGGGCGGGTATTTTTAAGCCTGGATCAAACCCATGCAGCTTCTCAGTGA
- a CDS encoding low molecular weight protein-tyrosine-phosphatase — MTKKLLFVCLGNICRSPAAEGIMKHLVQEAGLGQEIFCDSAGTSNYHIGELPDSRMMMMARQRGIHLESQARQLHPEDLEKFDLILAMDKDNLADICRLDPHQKYQDKIKLMCDYCQTSDLQEVPDPYYGGKHGFELVLDLLTDACQGLLNSLSVKK; from the coding sequence ATGACGAAAAAACTGCTCTTTGTCTGTCTGGGTAATATTTGTCGCTCCCCGGCTGCAGAAGGCATCATGAAGCATTTAGTCCAGGAGGCAGGCTTAGGTCAGGAGATTTTCTGTGACTCTGCGGGTACCAGTAACTATCACATTGGCGAACTCCCCGACTCCCGGATGATGATGATGGCTAGACAAAGGGGAATTCATCTGGAGAGCCAGGCCAGGCAACTGCACCCGGAAGATTTAGAGAAATTTGATTTGATTTTAGCAATGGATAAAGATAACCTCGCGGATATTTGCCGTCTTGATCCTCATCAAAAATATCAGGACAAAATTAAATTGATGTGTGACTATTGCCAAACCTCGGACCTTCAGGAGGTTCCCGACCCCTACTATGGCGGTAAGCACGGCTTTGAACTGGTGTTGGATTTACTCACAGATGCCTGCCAGGGCCTATTAAATTCCCTTTCTGTCAAAAAATAA